The Gymnodinialimonas sp. 57CJ19 genome includes a window with the following:
- a CDS encoding type I secretion system permease/ATPase gives MIAIDELAEFRRRNGWILWSVALFSLFVNVLMLTGPLFMLQVYERVLGSGSEETLLALSVLVAFLFLIMGVLDYARARVAARFGARLQETFDARVFRAALDRAQRTGQAQTALADLASVQRVMSSPVFMAVFDLPFTPLFILAIFTFHGWLGWFALGAAFALVLVTLANRVSTARPLAEASETGRAADRMAAEMQSSAEVIRSLGMQGAAFARWHNQRARALDVSMQVADRAGGFATLSKTLRLFVQSAILGLAALLVLRGEMQAGAMIAGSILMGRALAPIDMAIGQWPIIQEALRGWHRLGALLLAEGDSLPRLSLPRPKAALTVAGLTVAPPGEVKPSLRGVSFRLEPGEAIGIIGPSGSGKSTLARAITGVWPISGGSIRLDRATLDQYDPDTLGKLIGYLPQSVSLFDGSVAENIARLDPSPKACAVTSAAIAAAADTMIRALPNGYDTDVSGTGPRLSGGQVQRVGLARALYGDPVLLVLDEPNSALDHEGSEALNIAVQGMKEAGHSVLIMAHRPNAIQQCDKLLVLNGGVVQAFGPRDEVLAKVLHNSAEVQRVTKGQSPGDLT, from the coding sequence ATGATTGCAATTGATGAGCTGGCAGAGTTTCGCCGACGCAATGGCTGGATTCTGTGGTCCGTGGCGTTGTTCAGCTTGTTCGTAAACGTCCTGATGCTGACCGGCCCCCTGTTCATGTTGCAGGTCTATGAGCGCGTGTTGGGATCGGGGAGTGAGGAAACACTTCTGGCGCTGTCGGTACTGGTGGCGTTCCTTTTTTTGATTATGGGTGTCTTGGATTACGCCCGCGCCCGCGTTGCGGCTCGGTTTGGGGCGCGGTTGCAGGAAACTTTCGATGCGCGTGTTTTTCGCGCCGCTTTGGACCGGGCGCAGCGCACGGGGCAGGCGCAGACGGCGCTGGCGGATTTGGCCTCGGTCCAGCGAGTCATGTCCTCTCCGGTGTTCATGGCGGTGTTTGATTTGCCGTTTACGCCTTTGTTTATTCTGGCGATCTTCACGTTCCATGGCTGGTTGGGGTGGTTCGCGCTGGGGGCCGCGTTTGCGCTGGTGTTGGTGACGCTCGCCAACCGTGTCAGCACGGCGCGGCCTTTGGCGGAGGCATCGGAAACGGGCCGGGCGGCGGACCGGATGGCGGCGGAAATGCAATCATCGGCCGAGGTGATCCGCTCACTCGGGATGCAGGGCGCGGCCTTTGCGCGGTGGCACAACCAACGGGCGCGGGCGCTGGATGTCAGCATGCAGGTGGCTGACCGCGCGGGGGGCTTTGCGACCCTGTCCAAGACCCTGCGCCTGTTCGTGCAATCGGCGATCCTAGGCCTTGCCGCCCTGCTGGTTCTGCGGGGTGAAATGCAGGCGGGCGCGATGATTGCGGGCTCGATCCTGATGGGCCGCGCCCTTGCACCGATTGATATGGCGATTGGACAATGGCCGATCATTCAGGAGGCTTTGCGGGGCTGGCATCGCTTGGGCGCCTTGTTGCTGGCCGAGGGCGATTCCCTCCCGCGGCTGTCGCTGCCGCGCCCCAAGGCCGCGCTGACGGTGGCTGGCCTGACCGTCGCCCCGCCGGGAGAGGTGAAGCCTTCCTTGCGTGGCGTGTCTTTCCGCTTGGAACCGGGCGAGGCGATTGGCATCATCGGCCCGTCGGGCTCGGGCAAATCCACCTTGGCGCGCGCCATCACCGGTGTCTGGCCCATCTCTGGCGGCTCGATCCGGTTGGACCGCGCGACGTTGGACCAATACGACCCGGACACTCTGGGCAAGTTGATCGGTTATCTGCCGCAATCGGTTAGCCTGTTTGACGGTTCTGTCGCAGAAAACATCGCCCGCCTCGATCCGTCGCCCAAGGCCTGCGCCGTGACCTCAGCCGCCATCGCCGCCGCCGCCGACACCATGATCCGCGCGCTTCCCAACGGCTATGACACCGACGTATCCGGCACCGGCCCGCGCCTGTCCGGCGGGCAGGTGCAGCGCGTCGGGCTGGCCCGTGCGCTTTATGGCGATCCGGTGCTGTTGGTGCTGGATGAGCCGAATTCGGCGCTGGATCATGAGGGGTCAGAAGCTCTGAACATCGCCGTGCAGGGCATGAAAGAGGCCGGCCACAGCGTACTGATCATGGCGCACCGGCCCAATGCCATCCAGCAATGCGATAAGCTGTTGGTTCTGAATGGCGGCGTCGTGCAGGCGTTTGGCCCCCGCGATGAGGTGCTGGCCAAGGTCCTGCACAACAGCGCCGAGGTGCAGCGTGTCACCAAAGGCCAGTCTCCGGGGGATTTGACATGA
- the rsmD gene encoding 16S rRNA (guanine(966)-N(2))-methyltransferase RsmD: MRIVGGRLRGKKLADVGSGDAAAHLRPTTDRVRESLFNLLTNGRNGDLVRDARVLDLFAGTGALGLEALSRGAVQATFVDSGAASRALLRENIALCSAQGITKVFRTDVADLGPAKVPADLVFLDPPYGQRLGEAALETLRQTDWLAPGAAVVWEESAPPIIPAGFLLLDQRRYGGTTVSLLKNDRE; this comes from the coding sequence GTGAGAATCGTGGGCGGCCGGTTGCGCGGCAAGAAGCTGGCCGATGTGGGCTCGGGCGATGCGGCGGCGCATTTGCGCCCGACCACGGACCGGGTGCGCGAGAGCCTGTTCAATCTGCTGACCAATGGCCGCAATGGCGATCTGGTGCGCGATGCCCGCGTGCTCGACCTGTTTGCGGGCACCGGCGCGTTGGGGCTGGAGGCTCTTAGCAGGGGCGCGGTTCAGGCGACTTTCGTGGATAGCGGCGCGGCCTCTCGGGCGCTCTTGCGCGAAAACATTGCCTTGTGTTCCGCGCAGGGCATCACCAAGGTGTTCCGCACCGACGTGGCCGATCTGGGACCGGCCAAGGTGCCCGCCGATCTGGTGTTCCTCGATCCGCCCTATGGGCAGCGCTTGGGAGAGGCCGCGTTGGAAACCCTTCGGCAGACAGATTGGCTCGCCCCCGGCGCAGCGGTTGTATGGGAAGAAAGCGCCCCGCCGATCATTCCCGCCGGTTTCTTGCTGCTTGATCAACGGCGCTACGGTGGCACCACAGTTTCGCTGCTGAAAAACGACAGGGAATAG
- a CDS encoding RidA family protein, giving the protein MSGNFEARLAELGVTLGNAAAPAANYVPFVQVGETLFVSGQISMENGEMITGKIGADLTVEEGAAAARVCAINLLGQVKAACGGDLDRLVRVVKLTGFVNSTPEFGDQPKVVNGCSDFLVEALGDAGRHSRSAVSAGALPFNVAVEIEGIFQIKP; this is encoded by the coding sequence ATGAGCGGAAATTTTGAAGCACGGCTCGCGGAATTGGGTGTCACTTTGGGCAATGCGGCGGCCCCTGCCGCCAATTACGTGCCTTTTGTGCAGGTGGGAGAGACTCTGTTTGTCTCGGGCCAGATCTCCATGGAAAACGGTGAAATGATCACTGGCAAGATCGGCGCTGACTTGACAGTAGAGGAAGGCGCAGCCGCGGCGCGGGTTTGCGCGATCAACCTTCTGGGTCAAGTGAAAGCGGCGTGTGGCGGCGATCTTGATCGGTTGGTCCGTGTGGTGAAGCTGACCGGCTTTGTGAACTCCACCCCAGAATTCGGCGATCAGCCGAAGGTTGTGAACGGCTGTTCGGATTTCCTCGTGGAGGCCCTCGGCGATGCCGGGCGTCACTCTCGCTCGGCGGTCAGCGCGGGCGCGTTGCCGTTCAACGTTGCGGTAGAAATCGAAGGCATCTTCCAGATCAAGCCATGA
- a CDS encoding HlyD family type I secretion periplasmic adaptor subunit, with amino-acid sequence MTPVNRSAWSVRAPMGLGLFALFVLVAGFGSWSVSSTLSGAVVASGQIEVDRNRQAIQHPEGGVMAQLLVDEGDRVAEGQVLVRLDAAEATTELTVALARLAETGARRARLTAERDGAGAFAYDERLRAFGVLNPDIADVLRGQQNLFAARADTLLREEQQLRGRITQIGTQVDAMRAQEAALEEQIVLVTEELSRREDLLDRGSGTVEPVVRLRQELVQLRGQLGQTIAGRAEAAERIIETELAILQITTSRREQAIAELREIRVVEQELNERAANLERRISRLELRAPVAGTIHGLTIFGAGSVLRPADPFAYIVPEGRPLVISARVPAIDVDQVFEGQSVSLRFPAFDQRTMPDVIGQVAQVSADAFVDEASGSSFYRTEITMPDDQAQLLGGVC; translated from the coding sequence ATGACCCCGGTTAATCGTTCCGCGTGGTCCGTCCGCGCTCCCATGGGTCTCGGCCTCTTTGCGCTGTTCGTTTTGGTCGCAGGCTTTGGCAGCTGGTCTGTGTCCAGCACGCTGTCGGGGGCCGTTGTCGCCTCGGGTCAGATCGAGGTGGACCGAAATAGGCAAGCGATCCAGCACCCCGAAGGGGGCGTTATGGCGCAATTGCTGGTTGATGAAGGGGACCGGGTGGCCGAAGGGCAGGTCCTTGTCCGCCTTGATGCGGCCGAGGCCACGACTGAATTGACGGTCGCCCTTGCGCGGCTTGCGGAAACGGGGGCGCGCCGCGCCAGATTGACCGCAGAGCGCGACGGCGCCGGTGCGTTCGCGTACGACGAACGCCTCCGCGCTTTTGGTGTCTTGAACCCTGATATCGCTGATGTGCTGAGGGGCCAGCAAAACCTCTTTGCCGCCCGTGCCGACACCCTCTTGCGGGAGGAACAGCAATTGCGCGGGCGGATTACGCAGATCGGCACGCAGGTCGATGCCATGCGCGCCCAGGAAGCGGCGTTGGAGGAACAAATCGTCCTCGTCACCGAGGAGCTTTCGCGCCGGGAAGACCTGCTGGATCGCGGCTCTGGCACGGTGGAACCCGTCGTGCGGCTGCGCCAGGAGTTGGTGCAATTGCGCGGGCAATTGGGCCAAACCATCGCAGGCCGTGCCGAAGCGGCAGAGCGGATCATTGAGACCGAACTGGCGATTTTACAGATCACCACCAGTCGCCGCGAACAAGCGATTGCAGAGCTGCGTGAAATCCGCGTCGTGGAACAGGAATTAAACGAACGCGCCGCCAATCTTGAACGGCGCATCTCGCGGCTGGAACTGCGTGCGCCCGTGGCGGGCACGATCCATGGGTTGACCATTTTCGGGGCCGGGTCGGTCCTGCGCCCGGCGGACCCTTTCGCCTATATCGTGCCCGAAGGCCGCCCCTTGGTGATCTCGGCCCGCGTGCCCGCCATTGATGTCGACCAGGTGTTCGAGGGGCAGTCGGTTTCCCTTCGCTTCCCCGCGTTTGACCAACGCACTATGCCCGATGTTATCGGACAAGTCGCCCAAGTCTCGGCCGATGCCTTCGTGGATGAGGCCAGCGGTAGCAGCTTCTACCGCACCGAAATCACCATGCCTGACGATCAAGCGCAGCTTCTGGGGGGCGTGTGCTGA
- a CDS encoding 4a-hydroxytetrahydrobiopterin dehydratase, which yields MTDKALTAEAREAGLAEVQSRGWALVDGRDAISKTFTFKNFSEAFAWMTRAAMVAEQMDHHPEWSNVYKTVEVTLTSHDVNGLSPRDIAMASKLDALLG from the coding sequence ATGACCGATAAAGCCCTGACAGCAGAGGCCCGCGAAGCGGGTTTGGCCGAGGTGCAATCCCGAGGGTGGGCGCTGGTGGACGGCCGCGATGCAATCAGCAAGACCTTCACTTTCAAGAACTTCTCGGAAGCCTTCGCCTGGATGACCCGCGCGGCCATGGTAGCGGAACAGATGGATCACCACCCTGAATGGTCGAATGTCTACAAGACAGTAGAGGTGACCTTGACCAGCCACGACGTAAATGGCCTTTCTCCGCGTGATATCGCGATGGCCTCTAAACTAGATGCCCTGTTGGGCTAA
- a CDS encoding GNAT family N-acetyltransferase, whose translation MDGDTQISIEVLTSLSQIAAEDWDACACPEDGRPRDPFTTYRFLNALEQSGSVGQGTGWQPRYLVARQGDLVIACAPMYAKGHSQGEYIFDHNWAHAYEKAGGHYYPKLQIAAPFTPATGRRFLTRPGHDTTGMSALIQGAVQIAADNELSSIHITFCTEDEAIAGERIGLMRRVSQQFHWINDGYADFDDFLGNLSSRKRKNIRKERARAQDFGGEIVSLTGDQIKPEHWDAFWHFYQDTGARKWGTPYLTRAFFDMAHQTMADDMLLCLALRDGRPVAGALNFIGADTLYGRYWGCIEDHPYLHFELCYYRAIDFAIAQGLSRVEAGAQGTHKLARGYMPVATHSLHWVGDAGFAKAIGEYLEAERNAIDEEIEVLTSYGPFKAAQVEEQE comes from the coding sequence GTGGACGGTGATACCCAGATCAGCATCGAAGTTCTGACCTCTCTGTCGCAGATTGCGGCTGAGGATTGGGATGCCTGCGCCTGCCCTGAAGACGGTCGCCCCCGTGATCCCTTCACCACCTACCGTTTTCTGAATGCGTTGGAGCAATCGGGCAGCGTGGGGCAGGGAACGGGCTGGCAACCGCGCTATCTGGTCGCCCGGCAAGGTGATCTCGTGATCGCTTGCGCGCCGATGTATGCCAAGGGCCATAGTCAGGGTGAATACATCTTCGATCACAATTGGGCCCACGCCTATGAAAAAGCGGGCGGGCACTATTACCCCAAGCTCCAGATTGCTGCCCCCTTCACCCCTGCCACGGGCCGCCGTTTTTTGACCCGTCCCGGCCACGACACAACCGGCATGTCCGCGCTGATCCAAGGCGCTGTGCAGATCGCTGCGGATAATGAGCTGTCGTCGATCCACATCACCTTCTGCACCGAGGATGAGGCGATTGCAGGCGAACGCATCGGCCTGATGCGCCGCGTGTCGCAGCAGTTTCATTGGATCAACGACGGCTACGCGGATTTCGACGATTTCCTTGGCAATCTGTCGTCACGCAAACGCAAGAACATCCGCAAGGAGCGCGCCCGCGCACAGGATTTCGGTGGAGAGATCGTCAGCCTCACCGGAGATCAGATCAAACCCGAGCATTGGGATGCCTTCTGGCATTTCTACCAAGACACTGGCGCGCGCAAATGGGGGACGCCCTACCTGACCCGCGCATTCTTCGACATGGCCCATCAGACGATGGCCGACGACATGCTCTTGTGTCTCGCCCTTCGCGATGGTCGGCCCGTTGCGGGGGCGCTGAACTTTATCGGGGCGGATACGCTATACGGGCGTTACTGGGGCTGTATCGAAGATCATCCCTATCTGCACTTTGAGCTGTGCTACTACCGCGCTATTGATTTCGCCATTGCGCAGGGCCTGTCACGGGTGGAAGCGGGGGCGCAGGGAACTCATAAGCTGGCACGGGGTTACATGCCCGTGGCAACCCATTCTCTGCACTGGGTCGGGGACGCAGGTTTCGCCAAGGCCATCGGCGAATATCTGGAAGCCGAGAGAAACGCGATTGATGAAGAGATCGAGGTTTTGACGAGCTATGGCCCCTTCAAGGCGGCACAGGTAGAGGAACAGGAATGA
- a CDS encoding FAD-dependent oxidoreductase — MDKIIVIGAGQAGASCVAKLRAEGFDGAITLIGDEPVPPYQRPPLSKAYLLGEMALERLFLRPVAWYADNDITLRLGASVDAIDASAKTVTVGGEALPYDALVLATGSTPRRLPAAIGGDLGGVHVVRTLADVDTMEPEVTEGRRALIVGGGYIGLEAAAVARKRGMDVTLIEASPRILGRVAAPETADYFRDLHTANGVRILEGVGLESLNGDNGRVVGARLANGEDIPCDLVLAGIGIIPNDGPAQMAGVKLDNGIATDIQGRTSDPSIWAAGDCASLPFRGNRIRLESVQNAIDQAEAVAKNILGADEDYVPHPWFWSDQYDVKLQIGGLNSGFDRVVVRDGGTMRSHWYYAGDTLLAVDAMNDPRGYMIGKRLIEAGKSPAAEIIADPESDLKPLLKA, encoded by the coding sequence ATGGACAAGATTATCGTCATCGGGGCGGGGCAGGCGGGTGCGTCTTGCGTGGCGAAACTGCGGGCCGAAGGCTTTGACGGGGCGATCACGCTGATCGGGGATGAACCGGTGCCCCCCTATCAACGCCCCCCGCTGTCCAAGGCTTATTTGCTTGGCGAAATGGCGCTGGAGAGGCTCTTCCTGCGGCCAGTGGCGTGGTATGCCGACAACGATATAACCCTGCGTTTGGGGGCCAGCGTGGACGCGATTGATGCATCTGCCAAGACTGTGACGGTGGGCGGCGAAGCGCTGCCCTATGATGCGCTGGTTCTTGCCACAGGCTCTACCCCGCGCCGCTTGCCTGCGGCCATTGGAGGGGATCTGGGCGGTGTCCATGTGGTGCGGACCCTGGCCGATGTCGACACGATGGAGCCTGAGGTGACCGAGGGGCGCCGTGCCTTGATCGTGGGCGGCGGATACATCGGCCTGGAGGCTGCCGCCGTTGCCCGTAAGCGTGGCATGGACGTCACCCTGATCGAGGCATCGCCGCGTATCCTTGGCCGCGTCGCGGCCCCGGAAACCGCCGATTATTTCCGCGACCTTCACACCGCCAACGGCGTGCGCATTCTGGAAGGCGTGGGGTTGGAAAGCCTGAACGGCGACAATGGCCGCGTGGTCGGCGCGCGCCTTGCCAACGGCGAAGATATCCCCTGCGATCTGGTGCTTGCCGGGATCGGGATCATCCCCAACGATGGCCCGGCTCAGATGGCAGGCGTCAAGCTGGATAACGGCATTGCCACCGACATTCAGGGGCGCACCTCGGACCCGAGCATATGGGCCGCGGGCGATTGCGCCTCGCTTCCGTTTCGGGGCAATCGCATTCGGCTGGAAAGCGTTCAAAACGCGATTGATCAGGCCGAAGCGGTGGCCAAAAACATCTTGGGCGCCGATGAGGATTACGTGCCTCACCCATGGTTCTGGTCGGATCAATACGACGTAAAACTGCAAATCGGCGGGCTGAACTCGGGTTTTGACCGCGTTGTCGTGCGCGATGGTGGCACCATGCGGTCCCATTGGTATTACGCGGGCGACACGTTGCTGGCCGTCGATGCCATGAACGATCCACGCGGCTATATGATTGGCAAGCGCCTGATCGAGGCCGGAAAATCCCCCGCCGCTGAGATCATCGCGGACCCCGAAAGCGACCTGAAGCCGCTGCTCAAGGCATGA
- a CDS encoding HAD family phosphatase translates to MPPELVIFDCDGVLVDSEPLSNQTIKDALDGMGINKSLAEVMGMFVGKSMTQVAAKVRAMGSAMPGTDREWIDSIYAATYARLREGVDPIPGVVSVLDALDAAGVPYCVASNGSDEKMDITLGNTGMAQRFKGKRFSAHTLGVSKPDPELFFVAAKYMGVAPGRAVVIEDSSSGALGAKRAGMRCFGYAPEGGKALEEVGAQVFRSMDNLPALLGLEE, encoded by the coding sequence ATGCCTCCGGAGTTGGTAATTTTCGATTGCGATGGCGTTCTGGTGGATAGTGAGCCGCTGTCGAACCAGACCATTAAAGATGCGCTGGACGGCATGGGGATCAACAAATCCTTGGCCGAGGTTATGGGCATGTTCGTCGGCAAAAGCATGACCCAAGTGGCCGCCAAGGTGCGCGCCATGGGGAGCGCGATGCCGGGCACGGACCGCGAATGGATCGATAGCATTTACGCCGCCACCTACGCCCGATTGCGCGAAGGTGTCGACCCGATCCCCGGCGTGGTGTCGGTGCTGGATGCGCTTGATGCGGCAGGGGTGCCGTATTGCGTCGCCTCCAACGGATCAGATGAGAAAATGGACATCACCCTGGGCAACACCGGTATGGCGCAACGGTTTAAGGGCAAACGCTTTTCGGCGCACACCCTTGGGGTGTCCAAACCGGACCCCGAGCTGTTTTTTGTCGCCGCAAAATACATGGGCGTCGCGCCGGGGCGGGCGGTGGTGATCGAAGACAGCAGCTCGGGTGCATTGGGCGCGAAACGGGCCGGGATGCGCTGCTTCGGCTACGCGCCTGAAGGGGGCAAGGCACTGGAAGAGGTCGGCGCACAGGTCTTCCGTTCCATGGATAACCTACCAGCCCTGCTCGGGTTGGAAGAGTAA
- a CDS encoding glycerophosphodiester phosphodiesterase family protein yields the protein MTPQLPAAFLGQPLTHRGLHDRESGVIENSAGAVRAAVAAGYGIEVDVQLTSDGAAMVFHDERLDRLTPESGPIRGWAARDLVNVTLTGSTETVPTLPDVLKIVDGKVPLLIELKDQSGGTGAAPDELERAVAAALEGYVGPVAVMSFNPHMVANMAKRAPSVARGIVTDGYNETEWPDLSPDTLKALREIGAFDTVGASFISHNRADLAAPRVAELKARGVPILCWTVRSPEQEVEARRVADNITFEGYIPANRP from the coding sequence ATGACACCGCAGCTTCCCGCCGCCTTCCTTGGCCAACCGCTTACCCACCGTGGTCTCCATGATCGGGAAAGCGGCGTGATTGAAAACAGCGCAGGCGCCGTAAGGGCGGCTGTGGCTGCCGGGTATGGAATCGAGGTGGATGTTCAGTTGACCTCGGACGGGGCGGCAATGGTGTTTCACGATGAACGGCTGGATCGCCTGACGCCCGAAAGCGGCCCGATCCGCGGCTGGGCGGCCCGTGATCTGGTGAACGTGACCCTCACCGGATCGACCGAAACGGTGCCGACCCTGCCCGACGTGTTGAAAATCGTTGACGGCAAGGTGCCTCTGTTGATCGAGCTGAAGGACCAATCTGGCGGCACAGGCGCGGCCCCCGATGAGCTTGAGCGCGCGGTCGCCGCCGCGCTGGAGGGCTACGTCGGTCCCGTGGCGGTCATGTCCTTCAACCCGCATATGGTTGCCAACATGGCCAAACGCGCCCCAAGCGTCGCGCGGGGGATCGTGACGGACGGCTACAACGAAACGGAATGGCCGGACCTGTCGCCCGACACCCTGAAAGCCCTGCGTGAAATCGGGGCCTTTGATACGGTCGGGGCCAGTTTCATCAGCCACAACCGGGCCGATCTTGCAGCGCCACGTGTGGCAGAGCTGAAGGCCAGGGGCGTGCCGATCCTGTGCTGGACCGTCCGCTCGCCCGAGCAAGAGGTTGAGGCGCGTCGCGTCGCCGACAACATCACGTTTGAAGGCTACATTCCCGCCAACCGCCCGTGA
- a CDS encoding mechanosensitive ion channel family protein, with protein MTLEDILNYEIAADTTVGDIFTVEFMASILGNVVAALAILLAAFILASWVNRRIASLGERHAHLDVTLFAFLGTMARYVILIFAALFVLNTFGVQTTSVVAALGAAGLAIGLALQGALSNVAAGIMIIMFRPIKIGDFVEVGGESGTVKNISLNMTELASIGNVQVFVPNSDVWGSEIKNYSGYSTRRAQWEFGVGYGVNLADAEAIIREVLKADLRTHAEPAPWVQVNNLNASSVDFLVRAWVNQGDYWDYQADIKRKMKEAFDENGIDIPFPTRTIVQEG; from the coding sequence ATGACACTCGAAGACATCCTGAACTATGAAATCGCCGCCGACACGACCGTTGGCGATATCTTTACCGTCGAATTTATGGCGAGCATCCTTGGCAATGTGGTGGCCGCCCTCGCGATCTTGTTGGCCGCGTTTATTCTGGCCAGCTGGGTCAATCGTCGCATCGCATCCCTTGGAGAACGGCACGCGCACCTCGATGTGACGCTTTTCGCGTTTTTAGGAACCATGGCACGCTATGTGATCCTGATATTCGCCGCGCTGTTTGTGTTGAATACGTTTGGTGTGCAGACAACCTCGGTGGTGGCGGCGTTGGGTGCGGCGGGCTTGGCCATTGGCTTGGCCTTGCAAGGCGCGCTGTCCAATGTGGCGGCGGGGATCATGATAATCATGTTTCGCCCCATCAAGATCGGCGACTTTGTCGAGGTCGGTGGAGAATCCGGGACCGTGAAAAATATCTCGCTCAACATGACCGAGCTGGCGTCGATCGGGAATGTGCAGGTTTTCGTGCCCAATTCTGACGTTTGGGGGAGTGAGATCAAGAATTACTCGGGCTACAGCACCCGCCGGGCGCAGTGGGAGTTTGGCGTGGGCTACGGCGTGAACCTTGCCGATGCCGAAGCGATTATCCGAGAGGTCTTGAAGGCCGATCTGCGCACCCACGCAGAGCCCGCCCCATGGGTGCAGGTGAACAACCTAAATGCGTCCAGCGTGGACTTTCTGGTGCGCGCGTGGGTCAATCAGGGCGATTACTGGGACTATCAGGCCGATATCAAACGCAAGATGAAAGAGGCGTTTGATGAAAACGGGATCGACATTCCGTTCCCCACAAGGACGATTGTGCAGGAAGGCTGA
- a CDS encoding peroxiredoxin, giving the protein MTLSTGDTLPDATVLRLGAEGPEQVQMDTLTKGRKVAIFGLPGAYTGTCSTAHVPSFIRSMDGFKAKGVDEVICVSVNDPFVMDAWGKDTGATDAGITMLGDASTEFTKAIGMNWTAEAAGLIERSLRYALYAEDGVVKVLHVEEGPGVCEVSGGEALLAAI; this is encoded by the coding sequence ATGACACTTTCCACAGGCGATACACTGCCCGATGCGACCGTTCTGCGCCTGGGCGCCGAAGGCCCCGAGCAAGTTCAGATGGACACGCTGACCAAGGGTCGCAAAGTTGCGATCTTCGGCCTTCCAGGCGCTTACACCGGCACGTGCTCCACGGCCCATGTGCCAAGCTTCATTCGGTCTATGGATGGGTTCAAGGCCAAAGGCGTGGATGAGGTTATCTGCGTTTCCGTCAACGACCCCTTCGTGATGGATGCCTGGGGCAAAGACACAGGCGCAACCGATGCGGGTATCACGATGCTTGGCGATGCGTCGACAGAGTTCACCAAGGCCATCGGCATGAACTGGACCGCGGAAGCCGCAGGTCTGATCGAGCGGTCGCTCCGTTACGCGCTCTATGCGGAAGACGGTGTCGTGAAGGTGCTTCACGTCGAAGAAGGCCCCGGCGTTTGCGAGGTCTCCGGCGGTGAAGCGCTTCTGGCCGCGATCTAA